In Armatimonadota bacterium, one genomic interval encodes:
- the nuoL gene encoding NADH-quinone oxidoreductase subunit L produces MVTFLAWLIPLLPFLAFWVIVFFGRRLPGQGAYVAIGAMLTSAVVALAVFSRVLGGALPRSTLDWLVLGGRHLALGIQVDALGAVMLLVVTVVGSAIFIYSVGYMHGDPRYPRFFAYLSLFAASMLLLVLADNFLFLYVGWELVGLCSYLLIGFWFERPTAARASMKAFITTRVGDVFFFAGILLLFFTLGTLRFDQTFAAVQDGRLSRGILLAAALLLFGGAVGKSAQVPLHVWLPDAMEGPTPVSALIHAATMVAAGVYMVARLFLLFAQTPEHTALTVVAWVGGISAFMAATIAVVQDDIKRVMAYSTISQLGYMMLGLGVLGYAAGIFHLMTHAFFKALLFLAAGSVIHAMGTNDMKQMGGLARVMPSTYWTMLVGGLALAGIFPFAGFWSKDEILTEAWHHSPPLFYLGTVTSFVTAFYVMRMLFYTFLGEPRWAAHGAGGHHGTVHPHESPRVMTAPLWFLACGAALLGFLGAPFLGNPFGRFLRAGEQTAGTFDLRIALVSTAVALAGIGAAAALYRWRWTSPAAVRRAFQPFSTWAERKYYFDEVYQWTVVRGTVWTSRVLRIFDVYVVDGLVNLIGVALVALTRLYRVFDLYVVDGVVNLIGWVAKALGGALRAVQTGRAENYLLVIAIGVILLILGGLVR; encoded by the coding sequence ATGGTGACCTTCCTCGCCTGGCTGATCCCCCTGCTGCCCTTCCTGGCCTTCTGGGTGATTGTCTTCTTCGGCCGGCGGCTGCCGGGGCAGGGCGCCTATGTGGCCATCGGCGCCATGCTGACCTCGGCAGTTGTGGCGCTGGCCGTCTTCTCCCGCGTCCTGGGCGGGGCCCTCCCCAGGTCCACCCTGGACTGGCTGGTGCTGGGAGGGCGGCATCTGGCCCTGGGGATTCAGGTGGACGCGCTGGGGGCGGTGATGCTGTTGGTGGTCACCGTGGTGGGGTCGGCCATCTTCATCTACTCCGTGGGCTACATGCACGGCGACCCGCGCTACCCCCGCTTCTTCGCCTACCTCTCCCTCTTCGCCGCCTCCATGCTGCTGCTGGTCCTGGCCGACAACTTCCTGTTCCTGTACGTGGGCTGGGAGCTGGTGGGGCTGTGCTCCTACCTGCTGATCGGCTTCTGGTTCGAGCGTCCCACTGCCGCCCGCGCCTCCATGAAGGCCTTCATCACCACCCGCGTCGGCGACGTCTTCTTCTTCGCCGGGATCCTCCTGCTCTTCTTCACCCTGGGGACGTTGCGCTTCGACCAGACCTTTGCCGCCGTGCAGGACGGCCGCCTGAGCCGGGGCATCCTGCTGGCGGCCGCCCTGCTGCTTTTCGGCGGGGCTGTGGGCAAGTCGGCACAGGTGCCGCTGCACGTCTGGCTGCCGGACGCCATGGAGGGGCCCACCCCTGTCTCCGCCCTGATCCACGCCGCCACCATGGTGGCCGCCGGGGTCTACATGGTGGCGCGCCTCTTCCTCCTCTTCGCCCAGACCCCGGAGCACACCGCGCTGACCGTGGTGGCCTGGGTGGGCGGGATCAGCGCCTTCATGGCCGCCACCATCGCCGTGGTGCAGGACGACATCAAGCGGGTGATGGCCTATTCCACCATCAGCCAGCTGGGCTACATGATGCTGGGCCTGGGGGTGCTGGGCTACGCCGCCGGGATCTTCCACCTGATGACCCACGCCTTCTTCAAGGCCCTCCTCTTCCTGGCAGCGGGCAGCGTCATCCACGCCATGGGGACCAATGACATGAAGCAGATGGGCGGCCTGGCCCGGGTGATGCCGTCCACCTACTGGACCATGCTTGTGGGCGGCCTGGCTCTGGCCGGGATCTTCCCCTTCGCCGGGTTCTGGTCCAAGGACGAGATCCTCACGGAGGCCTGGCACCACAGCCCACCGCTGTTCTACCTGGGAACGGTCACCTCGTTTGTCACCGCGTTCTACGTGATGCGCATGCTCTTCTACACCTTCCTGGGCGAACCGCGCTGGGCGGCCCACGGGGCCGGAGGCCACCACGGAACTGTCCATCCCCACGAGAGCCCGCGGGTGATGACCGCTCCGCTGTGGTTCCTGGCCTGCGGCGCCGCGCTGCTCGGCTTCCTGGGCGCGCCCTTCCTGGGGAACCCCTTCGGCCGCTTCCTCCGCGCCGGGGAACAGACGGCGGGGACCTTCGACCTGCGGATCGCCCTGGTCTCCACCGCCGTGGCCCTGGCCGGGATCGGCGCCGCCGCCGCCCTCTACCGCTGGCGCTGGACCTCGCCGGCGGCGGTGCGGCGGGCGTTTCAACCCTTCAGCACCTGGGCGGAGCGGAAGTACTACTTCGACGAGGTGTACCAGTGGACCGTCGTGCGCGGCACGGTGTGGACCTCCCGCGTGCTAAGGATATTCGACGTCTACGTGGTGGACGGATTGGTGAACCTCATCGGCGTGGCCCTGGTGGCCCTCACCCGGCTGTACCGCGTCTTCGACCTCTATGTGGTGGACGGGGTGGTCAACCTCATCGGTTGGGTGGCCAAGGCGCTGGGCGGCGCCCTGCGGGCCGTGCAGACGGGGCGCGCCGAGAACTACCTGCTGGTTATCGCCATCGGTGTCATCCTTCTCATCCTGGGAGGGCTGGTGCGATGA
- the nuoK gene encoding NADH-quinone oxidoreductase subunit NuoK: protein MTVGLNHYLAVSALLFGLGLYGILTRRNAVAILMGIELMLNAANLNLVAFNRYVAPGALAGHVFALVIITLAATEAAVGLALVMAVYRNLETVHVDEINLLKW from the coding sequence ATGACGGTGGGGCTGAACCACTACCTGGCCGTCAGTGCCCTGCTGTTCGGGCTGGGGCTCTACGGCATCCTCACCCGCCGCAACGCGGTGGCCATCCTCATGGGGATCGAGCTGATGCTTAACGCAGCCAACCTCAACCTGGTGGCCTTCAACCGCTACGTGGCCCCGGGGGCGCTGGCCGGGCACGTCTTCGCCCTGGTGATCATCACCCTGGCCGCCACCGAGGCGGCGGTGGGCCTGGCCCTGGTCATGGCCGTCTACCGCAACCTGGAGACGGTGCACGTGGACGAGATCAACCTGCTGAAATGGTGA
- a CDS encoding NADH-quinone oxidoreductase subunit J: MGELAAFTILALVTLLPAVVVVTSPNLVRAAMSLIPSLLGVTGLFVLLQAEFVAGIQILIYAGAIAVLILFVIMLTQGGTGTAVRQANEQRVVGALAAAALTAALLALLLRTAWPLAAGTLPRSNVSAVGSAFLTTFVLAFEISSVVLLVSLVGALVIARREQ; this comes from the coding sequence GTGGGTGAGCTGGCCGCCTTCACCATCCTGGCCCTGGTCACGCTGCTGCCGGCGGTGGTCGTGGTGACCAGCCCCAACCTGGTGCGCGCTGCCATGTCGCTGATCCCCAGCCTCCTGGGGGTGACCGGACTGTTCGTACTGCTGCAGGCTGAGTTTGTGGCCGGAATCCAGATCCTCATCTACGCCGGGGCCATCGCCGTGCTCATTCTCTTTGTGATCATGCTGACGCAGGGGGGCACGGGGACGGCCGTGCGCCAGGCCAACGAGCAGCGGGTGGTGGGGGCGCTGGCCGCCGCCGCGCTGACCGCAGCGCTTCTGGCGCTGCTGCTGCGCACCGCCTGGCCTCTGGCAGCCGGCACCCTGCCCCGCTCCAACGTGTCGGCCGTGGGCAGCGCCTTCCTCACCACCTTCGTCCTGGCCTTCGAGATCAGCAGCGTGGTGCTGCTGGTTTCGCTGGTGGGCGCGCTGGTCATCGCCCGCCGGGAGCAGTAG
- the nuoH gene encoding NADH-quinone oxidoreductase subunit NuoH, producing MSWFGEILKAILAAVAVFTFLALVGAMLGVYLERKISGWIQSRLGPKHVGPQGILQTVADTVKLLQKENIVPASADALTFNVAPLLAAVAGLLAWIIIPFGPLFGRVIVVRDINIGLLFFIAMASLIVIAILLGGWSSNNKYALLGGFRSASQMISYEIPLALAVLVPVMMAGTLSTVGIVEAQRGGWLGIGNWFIFGLPGNRWLLIPGVLAFLLFFTAATAEVNRVPFDLPEAESELVAGYFSEYTGMRFALFQLGEYAEAFAMAALTTVLFLGGWHGPLLPGVVWFFIKLFALVFVLMWVRWTYPRLRLDQLLHLSWKGLVPLGFVLVLVTGWLLV from the coding sequence ATGAGCTGGTTTGGGGAGATCCTCAAGGCGATCCTGGCCGCGGTCGCCGTCTTCACCTTCCTGGCCCTGGTAGGAGCCATGCTGGGAGTCTACCTGGAGCGCAAGATCAGCGGCTGGATCCAGTCGCGTTTGGGCCCCAAGCATGTGGGCCCGCAGGGCATCCTGCAGACCGTGGCCGACACGGTGAAGCTCCTGCAGAAGGAGAACATCGTCCCCGCCAGCGCCGACGCCCTCACCTTCAACGTGGCTCCCCTGCTGGCGGCGGTGGCCGGGTTGCTGGCCTGGATCATCATTCCCTTCGGCCCGCTCTTTGGCCGGGTCATCGTGGTGCGGGACATCAACATCGGCCTGCTGTTTTTCATCGCCATGGCCTCGCTCATCGTCATCGCCATCCTCCTGGGGGGGTGGTCCTCCAACAACAAGTACGCGCTTCTGGGCGGCTTCCGCTCCGCCTCCCAGATGATCTCCTACGAGATCCCCCTGGCCCTGGCAGTGCTGGTGCCGGTGATGATGGCGGGGACGCTATCCACAGTGGGCATCGTGGAGGCCCAGCGCGGCGGGTGGCTGGGGATCGGCAACTGGTTCATCTTCGGCCTGCCGGGCAACCGCTGGCTGCTCATTCCCGGGGTGCTGGCCTTCCTGCTGTTCTTCACCGCGGCCACGGCTGAGGTGAACCGGGTGCCCTTCGACCTCCCGGAGGCAGAGTCGGAGCTGGTCGCCGGCTACTTCTCGGAGTACACAGGGATGCGCTTCGCCCTCTTCCAGCTGGGGGAGTACGCCGAGGCCTTCGCCATGGCCGCCCTGACCACCGTCCTGTTCCTGGGCGGCTGGCACGGTCCGCTGCTGCCGGGAGTGGTGTGGTTTTTCATCAAGCTGTTCGCCCTGGTTTTCGTCCTCATGTGGGTGCGCTGGACCTACCCGCGTCTGCGGCTGGACCAGCTGCTCCACCTCTCCTGGAAGGGGCTCGTCCCCCTGGGGTTCGTGCTGGTGCTGGTGACGGGATGGCTGCTGGTCTAG
- a CDS encoding NADH-quinone oxidoreductase subunit A yields the protein MLLDWLYVAVFAVVGVVLAGLPLALVWALAPRAEYPQKHLTYESGVVPFGQAWAQFNIRYYLFALVFVLFEVEVIYLFPWAVVFRHFITQRLGGFVLTEAALFIVILGMGLLYAWRKGALEWV from the coding sequence ATGCTGCTGGACTGGCTGTACGTCGCGGTGTTCGCGGTGGTGGGAGTGGTCCTGGCGGGGCTGCCTCTGGCCCTGGTCTGGGCGCTGGCCCCGCGCGCGGAGTATCCGCAGAAGCACCTCACCTATGAGTCCGGCGTGGTCCCCTTCGGCCAGGCCTGGGCGCAGTTCAACATCCGCTACTACCTCTTCGCCCTGGTCTTCGTCCTCTTCGAGGTGGAGGTGATCTACCTCTTCCCCTGGGCGGTGGTCTTCCGCCACTTTATCACCCAGCGGCTGGGTGGGTTCGTCCTGACGGAGGCGGCGCTCTTCATCGTCATCCTGGGCATGGGGTTGCTCTACGCCTGGCGCAAGGGCGCCCTGGAATGGGTCTAG